The bacterium genome contains the following window.
CACCTGAGCCTGTACCAGCACCAGAACCGACTCCGGAGCTAGCAGAGTTAACGCTGTGGGAATCACAGATGGTTCAATATGGACAATCAAACTGCTCGCTTCTGCAAAATAACAATCAAAGCTTTGATACGAGGCTTCTTGCAACGTACTACGATGCGCAACTTGTCTTCTATCAAATCGCTGACTATACCGGAGATAGCTCTTGGTTAGATTGTGCTCAAGCAGCGCAGTCTATCTACAGAGACCAGTATGCACTTCCAGCTAATGGACTTGTTCCTGGATATTGGAACTTCACACATGGGTTACTAGAAAGTTATCTGAGAACCGGAGACAACACCTCTTACGAAGCACTTCGTCTGATATCACAGAACGCTGCATTTGCGGTTGACTCAACTCCACTTAGCTCGACAGAACATGTCGACTATAGTCGAGAGGTTGCGTATACCATAACCAGCTACCTGAATGCTGAGCTTGCCGGAATGGAACGACGCGCTCGAGTCTATGATCTGAAGGCGCAAGCTCTCAATCACCTCGAACAGTGGTTCATATCCGAGACAGCTCCATACATAAGGCCTTTTATGGTAGCCCTTACCGCCCAGGCGCTCATCCTCTATGATGAGGTAATTGGAGATCCTGATATTCTTCCAATGCTTGAGCTTGCTATGGATAGAGTTTGGGAGAATATGTGGCTACCAAATCAGGAAAGCTTCATGTACACGGATCGATATCACTCAACAGGTGGTCAAGAGCCAGCTCCTGATCTGAATCTTTTGATTGCGCCCGTCTATGGCTGGCTGTACTCGAAAACTGGAGATGCTCGTCACCGAGAGCGTGGAGATCTTGCATTCGCAGGGGGCGTGAGAAACGCTTATCTCGTGAATGGAAAACAGTTCAATCAGAACTACAGATGGAGCTTCTCGTATCTCAAATGGCGACAGGGACAATAGGTAAATCCTAAAGGTGGAGGGCTTTCTGCCCTCCACCCTCCTTGCCGCGAGCTATCTCGTCTCGTAGAATTTGTCGCTGTGTTGTAGCGATTGGCGATAGACGCCTCTCAGTATTCCAAATACTTTGCCGCGATATAAAATCCCACTGATCGTAGAAATACTATCTTCCCAAATACTCTCGAATAGTGGGTGATCTGGGCGAGCGCAAGAGTCAATCACGCTAAATTCAGAAGATCTCATCATCTCCCGAATAAACTCGACTTCTAGCAAGAGACCCGGAGAGGAGCGAGCGAATTTCTCTCGATAAGCAATTTTGAAGCAAAATACTTTACCCCCACTTGAGAAAGAACATTTCCCAGCAATCGTCTCTCCATTCACAGAAAGCCGCATAAAATGCAATTTGTTAGTTTTAAAAAGCTCACTAACTATTCTTGAGAAATAGTGTGCATGTGCTTGATTCGAACACATAGCAGTGCCTTGGCGCCCCTTCCATCCTTGTTGCTCAAGAAGTAGAAAGTCCTCAATCCAAGAATGAAGTGCTTCATGAGATCCTCCCTCAGACAATAGCGGTAGTCTTTCAACCTTGACGATTCCTTGTTCGGTTAATTGCCGAAAACGCTGTCGGTATTTCTTTCTAAATGCGCGTGAGCGTGTTTGCCAATAGTCCTCAAAGGATACATAGCTCTGCAAGTTAAACCCAGGCCTGCTCTCTAAATGCATTGCGCTCTGAAACTTGCACTTTTCTAAAAGGCTCAAGAACCCTTCTCTGTCTCCACTGAATAATTCCGATGAGATATGATGACACTCGATTAAGTATGGATACCTTATCACGCTTACGATCCACTTGAGAAACATATTAAACGTAGTTATCAAATAGTCAGAACGAATAAGTGGTGTAGAGAGGAAGCTATAGGGATGATTCCATAGGATGAAATGTTTCAGAGGCAATCCTCTCCATGTTGGACTAAAAGCAAAAGGAAAAAGCCCCACTAGCTCTTTTTTCTCCCATAAGAGAGCGACCTGAATCTTTCTATTGCCCGTAAGAAATTGAAGAGCCGGTACGAGCATCTCGGGCTCGTTGAAAATGTTCGTTATTCGACTATTCTGTGCGAGATCTCTCCATTTCTCCTGAAGCCCCAATAGAACATTTGGGTTTGTGGCTATCTCTATCCTCATCCTTAGCTCCGAGTGAAGGAAGATAAAATAGGCCCGATATATTTGCATTCCGGTATGAGTGCACTCATGCAGAAATCATCTGGTATTGGCAACAATCGTGCTCCTAACAACTTTTCGCCAATCTGATGCTGCGTATTAAATAGGAGGTACATGAGACACCCCCATTTGCTTTTAAGCTGTGTTATCCATCTCGGAATGCTTCTCTGCGCAGGATGTGCAAGTGATAGCTATCAAGATAGCGAAGTAAGTTCTATACCTACCACGGCTAAAGTAATGCCTTCGGAATCTCTCACAAGAAGCGTTCTCAGATGGAGCAGTCAATTTAATAACCACGCAGCCCGTTTCTGCGATAGAGATCAGATTTTTGCCAATAAATTATGGGAAGGAGGCGTATGGTACTATGATGGAGCACGAGTTTTCTACAATGCAGCTGATTTTTTTCGATCAGAACAATGGGAACAATGCGCTGAATTCATCATCGAGCTATATCGACAATATGTCATTGATGCAGATGGAAAAATACCGGGCTGGCGGGTTTTTCCTCATGGTCTCTATCAACATTATCTACGCACAGGAGATCGCACATCTCGGTTCGCGATACTACTACTAGCCGAAGAGTCGGCCTTTGCCCAAAAATCAGGAGGGCTGAGCTCTGATTTGAGTAGGGAGACGGCTTATCTCATTCATACTTATCTTATCGCGCTTGAGCTTGGTATTCAGACATTTCAGTCTCGCCTCGATACCGCCATATACTACGCGAATCAACACCTCCAGCAATGGATAGATTTTCGGAGCTCCAACTACGTAAAACCGTTCATGATGGGATTAACCTTCGAAGCACTCATAGCCGCATATCAACGAACTCCTGATCCAACAATTCTGAATAACATAGAGAATGCCGCTCAATGGCTTTGGAGAACTAGCTGGGATCCGCAAAAAATGGCATTCCCTTACATAGTCTGTGCTGACGGCTCAGACTATTCTGAGTGTATTGAAACTTCAATAGCATTTGCCCCAGACCTGAATCTTCTCATTGCTCCTGCTTACGCATGGCTTTATGTCACGACGGGAGATTCACAATACGCTGAAATGTCTGATCAAATATTTGTTGGCGGAGTGGCCGGTGCGGATCTCAATTCAGGAAAACGGTTTTCACAAAATTATAGATGGAGCAAAGATTACATTGAATGGAGATTTGGAATCGATACTAACTCTGGGCTGAAATAATGAAGAAACCAAAAGCTCTGCTGTTGGTAGCGAATCTCTGTGCATTTGGATTAATTATATTCTTATTCGTCGGATTCTATTTTTCAGATCCCTATTTTTTTGACTCTCGTTGGAAACCCAATGCTTATCGAATCCTACAGAGCATTCGATTGTCACTTCCATTCTGTGCTCTAGTACTGCTATTGCTTCTTCGGCGCCAGAAACGGTTTCAACATTCTCTTTTTATTCTCATAGCTCCATTGGGAGGTCTATTTCTAGCCATTCTCATATGCTATCCGATTATCAACACCTACCTGAGGCACATCTCTAAGCCGAACTTAAATAAATATCATTCATTTCTACAGATCACTCCACCGAAATTAGACGTCGCTCAAAACGCTAAAAAGGAATCTTCAAATAATTATTCTCATTTCAGATCTCCGTTTCGTATCCTTACACTAGGAGGATCAACTACCGCTTGGAAGGGGCGTGGAGGGATTGGCTGGACTGACATCCTCGAGGAGAAGCTGAACTCCGCTCAACACCTGCCGCCTATTCAGATAGACAATGCAGCAACAGAGTGGTACACGACTGCTCACACCCTAATCAATTACCACCTCAACCTTTCTAAAAGATCTCCCGACCTCATTATTCTCATGCATGCGATAAATGATCTGCTCACAAACGCGGATTTTAGTTACTTCAGCAATGGTTCATTTCGCTCAGATTATGGTCATTTCTATGGGCCTTTTCGGGATGTCTTTTATCGTCAAGATGAGCCTTTTCAATTACTATCAAGCTTTTTACAAGCAGCCTGGTATCATACGCCCCGTAAACAGACCTACACCGACAACTTCCCTGGAAAACGGTCTTTTAGAAGAAATATTGAGGTACTAATCAATACTGTGAATAAGAAACACATTCCGATCTTCATCATGACTCAGCCGTATCTCTACCATTCATCCATGTCTGATGATGTTTATCCTCATCTCTACATGATACGGAGAGAGGCAATCGGCCCTCGGGAACAATGGACGCTTAAAACAGCACTAGAGGGCATGCAGCAATATAATACCGAGGTAAAGGAGATTGCGGGAACTTCTCCCGCTCTGTTTGTTGACCTTGAACGGTCCATACCCAAAACATTAGAGTATTTTACGGATGATGTTCACTATACCGACAGGGCTCATACCTTGATTGCAGACGTTCTGTACGATGAACTCAACCGTTATTTCTCATTACTGTCTGAGTAGACAAGTCGTTGATAGAGGTCAGTAAATCGCTTCGTTCGCATACTCGGAGCAAAATCACGTCTTATCTGATCTCTAGCATTGAGACTAATGCATCTTAGCCTATCGGAGGGAACCGTACTTATAAATCGTAATTCGTCGGACAAATTATCAACATTCCCAGCTTCGAACAAAAATCCGTTTTCACGGTTACGGATAATTGAGCTGAGTGAAGAAATATTTGCCCCAAGTACTGGCACTCCATGAGACATCGCTTCAAGTAAAACGTTCGGGGATCCCTCGTGGAGCGATGGCATCACGACAAGATTTAATGAACGATAAATCACATCTAAATTTTTTTGATACCCCAAGAAGCGAACTCTTTTTTCGAGTCCAAAATGTCTGACCATTCCGAGGAGCTCATCGTAGCATCCCCCTTCCCCAACCACATCAAGAAAGAATTGAAAGGGAAATCTATTAAGGGATTTAAGCGCTTGAAACAGGAGCCTATGTCCCTTCTCATGACTTAATCGACCGATAATACCGAGGCGAAAGTTCCTGCAACCATTACCTTGATGTTGAATAGCACTCTCTTTATATTCAACAGCATTTGGAATCACATTGATTGGAATATCTTTCGCTACTCTTCTTGCATAATCACCCAATTCTCTTGATACGGCCACAATGTTGTCAGCGTACGGAATATTGAGCCTATCCAGTAGATGATAGCCTCTGACCTGTAGATTCTCAGCCGTCCAGCCATTCAAAACAGCTATCCATATAATTGGGACTCGAATTCTTGCAATTCGCGCATAGAGATGGGCCTTATATCCGTGTGACTGAACGATATCGTATTTTCCTGAAAGCAATACTTCCCTGAATTTCTTTATAGGGAGCGTATCAAATCGACTTCGTTCATATAAAACTATCGGTGTATGCCCTCGTTTCTCTAGTTCCTGGATAAACTCCGAGCTTTTATGACGTGCACTTTGAAAAGTGGCGACTTGTATCGAATGTTGGGCATGACATACGGTATCGAGCAGCTGCAAAATTCCTTTGCCAGGTCCCCCAATTCGTGCGGTATCAATAAGAATCAGAGTACGGATATTTTTTGGGGGGTTCATGTATTACTACTACAAAGAGAGCTTAATTGGGGCAAATAACTGATCTGCTCCTGCACTTTCTGAAAAAGCTTTCTCGCGCGTTTCCTTTTTCGAATGATTCTTTGTCTGATGGTCGAAGAAACTTTGTCACGGTAGCTACGTGAAAGTCGACGGGCACGTCTTTTCAGTGCCGTTGAGATCGATCTGATTGTCGCAAGTTCGGATTGATGGCTTATAGAGGGGCATGCAGTAGTTGCACATATCAGCGGTGCTTGAGGTAAAGTGCTAAGAGTTAAAAGGGCCTCCTCTGTAATTACGTTTATTTTCTTTCGCATCGGACGTGCGTAAGAAGTCGTTATGGCGCCTGATAGTTTCAGAATTCGAATTAGTCTATTGAGCGTCTTCTTCTGCCGCCGAATGAGAGTCTGGGTATCTGCAAGAGTGTTCTGAAAATTTATTGTCTGACAACCTGGATTCTCAGAGGCTGTTGCTAAAAGAATATTATCTACCAGTTTCTCTCGCACATTGTATGGCTCATCTTCAAGATCAAAAACAAGAGGAATACCCATAGAGTCTACTGCGCCGGTAATACGCGCTAATGCGGATAGGAAATGACCAGGCTCAAAGGACGGTCCAGACCCTGAGGGGACAGGACTCACTCCTGGTCCCATTCCAATAACTCTAATCTTCTCGGCGTTGAGAGCATCAATTGTCAGCTGAATGTCAGCACCTCCCTTTGGAACAACACT
Protein-coding sequences here:
- a CDS encoding GNAT family N-acetyltransferase, which codes for MQIYRAYFIFLHSELRMRIEIATNPNVLLGLQEKWRDLAQNSRITNIFNEPEMLVPALQFLTGNRKIQVALLWEKKELVGLFPFAFSPTWRGLPLKHFILWNHPYSFLSTPLIRSDYLITTFNMFLKWIVSVIRYPYLIECHHISSELFSGDREGFLSLLEKCKFQSAMHLESRPGFNLQSYVSFEDYWQTRSRAFRKKYRQRFRQLTEQGIVKVERLPLLSEGGSHEALHSWIEDFLLLEQQGWKGRQGTAMCSNQAHAHYFSRIVSELFKTNKLHFMRLSVNGETIAGKCSFSSGGKVFCFKIAYREKFARSSPGLLLEVEFIREMMRSSEFSVIDSCARPDHPLFESIWEDSISTISGILYRGKVFGILRGVYRQSLQHSDKFYETR
- a CDS encoding glycosyltransferase; this encodes MNPPKNIRTLILIDTARIGGPGKGILQLLDTVCHAQHSIQVATFQSARHKSSEFIQELEKRGHTPIVLYERSRFDTLPIKKFREVLLSGKYDIVQSHGYKAHLYARIARIRVPIIWIAVLNGWTAENLQVRGYHLLDRLNIPYADNIVAVSRELGDYARRVAKDIPINVIPNAVEYKESAIQHQGNGCRNFRLGIIGRLSHEKGHRLLFQALKSLNRFPFQFFLDVVGEGGCYDELLGMVRHFGLEKRVRFLGYQKNLDVIYRSLNLVVMPSLHEGSPNVLLEAMSHGVPVLGANISSLSSIIRNRENGFLFEAGNVDNLSDELRFISTVPSDRLRCISLNARDQIRRDFAPSMRTKRFTDLYQRLVYSDSNEK